A window from Zavarzinia compransoris encodes these proteins:
- a CDS encoding LysR family transcriptional regulator produces the protein MTAPDLADLEALALVAAARSFRGAAARSGLSASSLSDAVRRLEARLGVRLLNRTTRSVAPTEAGLRLLERLRPALAEVRAALDVVNGFRDSPTGTLRLNVPGIVGRLMLPRILPPFQAEHPGITVEVTADDQLIDVLGAGFDAGVRYGEMLEQDMIAVPLGPRVQRYALAAAPSYLERHGSPGHPRDLLGHACLRYRFLSGARPAWEFERAGQVVRVDPSGPLLANSIEMILAGAAAGLGIVFSFEDLVAPLIAEGRLVALLPDWWGEFPGPFLYCHDRRLMPAPLRAFIDHLRGPHGRW, from the coding sequence ATGACCGCACCCGACCTTGCCGATCTCGAAGCCCTGGCCCTGGTGGCGGCGGCGCGCAGCTTCAGGGGCGCGGCGGCCCGGAGCGGGCTGTCGGCCTCGAGCCTGTCCGATGCCGTGCGCCGGCTGGAGGCGCGGCTGGGGGTCCGGCTGCTGAACCGCACCACCCGCAGCGTCGCCCCGACCGAGGCGGGCCTGCGCCTGCTGGAACGGCTGCGCCCGGCCCTGGCCGAGGTGCGGGCCGCGCTCGATGTCGTCAACGGCTTCCGCGACAGCCCGACCGGCACCCTGCGCCTGAATGTCCCCGGCATCGTGGGACGCCTGATGTTGCCGCGCATCCTGCCGCCGTTCCAGGCGGAACATCCCGGCATCACGGTCGAGGTGACGGCGGACGACCAGTTGATCGACGTCCTCGGCGCCGGCTTCGATGCCGGGGTGCGCTATGGCGAGATGCTGGAACAGGATATGATCGCCGTGCCCCTGGGCCCCCGGGTGCAGCGCTATGCGCTGGCCGCAGCACCATCCTACCTGGAACGCCACGGATCGCCCGGGCACCCGCGCGACCTTCTCGGTCACGCCTGCTTGCGCTACCGCTTCCTCTCGGGCGCCCGGCCGGCCTGGGAATTCGAACGGGCGGGGCAGGTGGTCAGGGTCGATCCATCGGGGCCCCTGCTGGCCAATTCGATCGAAATGATCCTGGCCGGCGCCGCGGCCGGCCTCGGCATCGTCTTCAGCTTCGAGGACCTGGTGGCGCCCCTGATCGCGGAGGGCCGCCTCGTCGCCCTGCTGCCGGACTGGTGGGGGGAATTTCCGGGGCCGTTCCTCTATTGCCACGACCGCCGTCTCATGCCGGCCCCCTTGCGCGCCTTCATCGACCACCTGCGCGGGCCGCACGGCCGCTGGTAG
- a CDS encoding protein meaA, with the protein MSESKREGTAAAGAKPRRDDPWLIRTYSGHSSASASNALYRTNLARGQTGLSVAFDLPTQTGYDADHVLSRGEVGKVGVPISNLGDMRTLFDGIPLGRMNTSMTINATAAWLLSLYIATAEEQGASRADLQGTTQNDIIKEYLSRGTYIFPPQPSMRLTADVISFTYKEVPKWNPMNVCSYHLQEAGATPVQELAYALATAQAVLDEVKKAGQVPAADLPKVVGRISFFVNAGIRFLTEICKMRAFTELWEDITLNRYGVQEERYRRFRYGVQVNSLGLTEPQPENNVYRILLEMLAVTLSKDARARSVQLPAWNEALGLPRPWDQQWSLRCQQILAYETDLLEFGDIFNGSTVVGQKVAELKEAALEELGRIEAMGGAIAAVEASYMKQRLVEANAQRLAAIESGEMTVVGVNRFTESAPSPLATGDEGAILVVDDAAEVEQVERLKAWRASRDDKKVKAALEALRSAAVEGRNIMEPSIAAAHAGVTTGEWGQTLREVFGEYRAPTGVARAASAPAGDMAAVRAKVDEVSAKLGRRLKFLVGKPGLDGHSNGAEQIAVRARDAGMEVVYEGIRLTPAQIVNAALEEGVHVVGLSILSGSHVALVTDVLDKMREAGIADIPVIVGGIIPPEDEAKLKAAGVARVYTPKDYQLTDIMADIVAMIDELPVAA; encoded by the coding sequence ATGAGTGAGAGCAAGCGCGAAGGCACGGCGGCGGCAGGGGCGAAGCCCCGGCGGGACGATCCCTGGCTGATCCGGACCTATTCCGGGCATTCGTCGGCCTCGGCCTCGAACGCATTGTACCGCACGAACCTCGCCCGCGGCCAGACAGGTTTGTCAGTAGCCTTCGATCTTCCCACCCAGACCGGGTATGACGCCGACCATGTGCTGTCGCGCGGGGAAGTGGGCAAGGTCGGGGTGCCGATCTCCAATCTCGGCGACATGCGCACCCTGTTCGACGGCATTCCGCTCGGCCGGATGAACACGTCGATGACGATCAATGCGACGGCGGCCTGGCTGCTTTCGCTCTATATCGCGACGGCCGAGGAACAGGGCGCCAGCCGCGCCGACCTCCAGGGCACGACGCAGAACGACATCATCAAGGAATATCTGTCGCGCGGGACCTATATCTTCCCGCCCCAGCCCTCGATGCGCCTGACCGCCGACGTCATTTCCTTCACCTACAAGGAAGTGCCGAAGTGGAACCCGATGAACGTCTGCTCCTACCACCTGCAGGAAGCGGGGGCGACGCCGGTGCAGGAACTGGCCTATGCGCTCGCCACCGCCCAGGCGGTGCTGGACGAGGTGAAGAAGGCGGGCCAGGTTCCGGCCGCCGACCTGCCCAAGGTGGTGGGGCGCATTTCCTTCTTCGTCAATGCCGGCATCCGCTTTCTGACCGAAATCTGCAAGATGCGGGCCTTCACGGAACTGTGGGAAGACATCACCCTGAACCGCTACGGCGTCCAGGAAGAGCGCTACCGCCGCTTCCGCTACGGCGTGCAGGTGAACAGCCTGGGCCTGACCGAACCGCAGCCGGAAAACAACGTCTACCGCATCCTGCTCGAAATGCTGGCGGTGACCCTGTCCAAGGATGCCCGCGCCCGTTCCGTCCAATTGCCGGCCTGGAACGAGGCCCTGGGCCTGCCGCGGCCCTGGGACCAGCAATGGTCGCTGCGCTGCCAGCAGATCCTGGCCTATGAGACCGACCTGCTCGAATTCGGCGATATCTTCAACGGCTCGACCGTGGTCGGCCAGAAGGTGGCCGAACTGAAGGAGGCGGCGCTGGAGGAACTGGGCCGGATCGAAGCCATGGGCGGCGCCATCGCCGCGGTCGAAGCGTCCTACATGAAGCAGCGCCTGGTCGAAGCGAACGCCCAGCGCCTTGCCGCCATCGAATCGGGCGAGATGACCGTGGTCGGCGTCAACCGCTTCACCGAATCGGCCCCGAGCCCGCTCGCCACCGGCGACGAGGGCGCCATTCTCGTGGTCGACGATGCCGCCGAGGTCGAGCAGGTGGAGCGCCTGAAGGCGTGGCGCGCATCGCGCGACGACAAGAAGGTCAAGGCCGCGCTCGAAGCGCTGCGCAGCGCCGCCGTCGAGGGCCGCAACATCATGGAACCCTCGATCGCGGCGGCGCATGCCGGCGTCACCACCGGCGAATGGGGCCAGACGCTGCGCGAAGTCTTCGGCGAATACCGGGCCCCGACCGGCGTCGCCCGGGCGGCTTCGGCCCCGGCCGGCGATATGGCGGCGGTGCGCGCCAAGGTCGACGAGGTTTCGGCCAAGCTGGGCCGGCGCCTGAAGTTCCTGGTCGGCAAGCCGGGGCTGGACGGCCATTCCAATGGCGCCGAGCAGATCGCGGTCCGGGCGCGCGATGCCGGCATGGAAGTGGTCTACGAGGGCATCCGCCTGACCCCGGCCCAGATCGTCAATGCCGCCCTGGAAGAAGGCGTGCATGTGGTCGGCCTGTCCATCCTCTCGGGCAGCCATGTGGCGCTGGTGACCGATGTCCTCGACAAGATGCGCGAGGCCGGCATCGCCGACATCCCGGTCATCGTCGGCGGTATCATCCCGCCCGAGGACGAGGCCAAGCTGAAGGCGGCCGGCGTCGCCCGCGTCTATACCCCGAAGGATTACCAGCTGACCGACATCATGGCCGACATCGTCGCCATGATCGACGAATTGCCGGTCGCGGCGTAA
- a CDS encoding TetR/AcrR family transcriptional regulator, with translation MTAAAKVTDPGKPRRAVDRIRETARDLFYRRGIRDVGVEEIVTTAGVTKPSLYRAFASKDELAAAYIRDYDREFWDRFEAVTAPHAGDPKAQVLAWVQAIEDRTRVSRYRGCGMTNAAVEYPDRDHPARRLSVENKKEYRRRLRALARDMGARNPDLLGDGLLLLIEGTYASAQLFEGDGPAVHLAAAAAALIDASL, from the coding sequence ATGACCGCCGCCGCCAAAGTCACAGACCCGGGCAAGCCCCGCCGCGCCGTCGACCGGATCCGGGAAACCGCCCGCGACCTGTTCTATCGCCGGGGCATCCGCGACGTCGGGGTGGAGGAGATCGTCACCACCGCCGGCGTGACCAAGCCGAGCCTCTATCGCGCCTTCGCCTCGAAGGACGAATTGGCCGCCGCCTATATCCGCGACTACGACCGGGAGTTCTGGGACCGTTTCGAGGCGGTGACCGCGCCCCATGCCGGCGATCCCAAGGCGCAGGTCCTGGCCTGGGTGCAGGCGATCGAGGACCGCACCCGGGTCAGCCGCTATCGGGGCTGCGGCATGACCAATGCGGCGGTCGAATACCCGGACCGGGACCACCCGGCCCGCCGGCTCTCGGTCGAGAACAAGAAGGAATACCGGCGCCGCCTGCGGGCGCTGGCGCGCGACATGGGCGCCCGCAATCCCGACCTGCTGGGCGACGGCCTGCTGCTCCTGATCGAGGGGACCTATGCCAGCGCCCAATTGTTCGAGGGCGACGGGCCGGCCGTCCACCTCGCCGCCGCCGCCGCGGCCCTGATCGACGCCAGCCTTTGA
- a CDS encoding alcohol dehydrogenase has product MKSQKMVEYAAPLCAQVEPDPVPQGTEVVVRISRCGVCHSDLHIYEGYFEMGGGNRLDVRGGRKLPFTLGHEIVGTVLAAGPAATGVAVGDRRVVYPWIGCGACPTCARGLEHLCPKSRHLGVNVDGGYADTVTVPHPRYVLDYAGIDEDRAGPLACSGLTAYAALKKIPAAGAGDPILIVGAGGVGLMAIQVARSLYPAATVVVAEIDPAKAEAARAAGAAEVLDPRDKDSLARLQKGYGGVHAAFDFVGADATLQLAIRGLRRGGTAVVVGLFGGALNMPIPLFPWNGISVVGSYVGSLPELAELLDLVKAGKVATVPVTLRPMTEATEALHDLKAGKVIGRMVLTA; this is encoded by the coding sequence ATGAAAAGCCAGAAAATGGTGGAATACGCAGCCCCCCTGTGCGCGCAGGTGGAACCGGATCCCGTGCCCCAGGGCACCGAGGTGGTGGTGCGGATCTCGCGCTGCGGCGTCTGCCATTCCGACCTTCATATCTACGAGGGTTACTTCGAGATGGGGGGCGGCAACCGCCTCGACGTGCGCGGCGGCCGCAAGCTGCCCTTCACCCTCGGCCATGAGATCGTCGGCACGGTGCTGGCCGCGGGCCCCGCGGCGACGGGTGTCGCGGTCGGCGACCGCCGCGTGGTCTACCCCTGGATCGGCTGCGGCGCCTGCCCGACCTGCGCCCGGGGCCTCGAACACCTGTGCCCGAAGAGCCGGCATCTGGGCGTCAATGTCGACGGCGGCTATGCCGATACGGTGACCGTGCCGCACCCGCGCTACGTCCTCGATTATGCCGGGATCGACGAGGACCGCGCCGGCCCCCTGGCCTGCTCGGGCCTGACCGCCTATGCCGCCCTGAAGAAGATCCCGGCGGCGGGCGCGGGCGATCCCATCCTGATCGTCGGCGCCGGCGGTGTCGGCCTGATGGCGATCCAGGTTGCCCGCTCGCTCTATCCCGCCGCCACCGTCGTCGTCGCCGAGATCGACCCGGCCAAGGCGGAAGCGGCCCGGGCCGCAGGCGCCGCCGAAGTGCTCGACCCCCGGGACAAGGACAGTCTCGCCCGCTTGCAGAAGGGCTATGGCGGCGTCCATGCCGCTTTCGATTTCGTCGGCGCCGACGCGACCCTGCAACTGGCGATACGGGGCCTGCGCCGGGGCGGCACCGCCGTCGTCGTCGGCCTGTTCGGCGGCGCCCTGAACATGCCGATCCCGCTCTTTCCCTGGAACGGCATCTCGGTCGTCGGCTCCTATGTCGGCAGCCTGCCGGAACTCGCCGAACTGCTGGACCTGGTCAAGGCCGGCAAGGTCGCGACGGTGCCGGTCACGCTCCGCCCCATGACCGAGGCGACGGAAGCCCTGCACGACCTGAAGGCCGGCAAGGTGATCGGGCGCATGGTGCTGACCGCTTGA
- a CDS encoding MFS transporter has protein sequence MKIVRPRPFGQKYAFVVVGVVFLALLVSAGQRSAPGVLIRPLEEAFGWSRETVSLSAAIGIFLYGMVGPFAATLMVSLGIRRVVLGALVLMTAATGLSYFMAEAWQLILTWGVFSGLGSGCIAIVLGATVVNRWFATNRGLMMGLLTASAATGTLLFLPALAALADAFGWPSVVLTVAAASALMIPLVWWLLPESPAAIGQLPYGAAEAPAAAPPRAGNMIVATFATLGRGMRTKAFWYLFATFFICGFTTNGLVGTHLIALCGDQGIPEVQAAGLLAAMGLFDLIGTTLSGWLTDRFDPRKLLFVYYGIRGLSLIFLIHSDFDLFSLALFSIFFGLDWIATVPPTARLANEHFGDRDAPVLFGWIAAGHQMGAASAAFFAGYMRTVQGNYLDAFVIAGATGLVAALLSVMMARRPAQRPA, from the coding sequence ATGAAGATAGTCCGCCCGCGGCCCTTTGGCCAGAAATATGCGTTCGTGGTGGTGGGCGTGGTCTTCCTCGCCCTGCTGGTCTCGGCCGGGCAGCGCTCGGCGCCCGGCGTGCTGATCCGCCCGCTGGAGGAGGCTTTCGGCTGGAGCCGGGAAACGGTCTCGCTGTCGGCGGCGATCGGGATTTTCCTCTACGGCATGGTCGGGCCCTTTGCCGCCACCCTGATGGTCAGCCTGGGCATTCGCCGCGTCGTGCTCGGCGCCCTGGTCCTGATGACGGCGGCGACCGGCCTGTCCTATTTCATGGCCGAGGCGTGGCAGTTGATCCTGACCTGGGGCGTGTTCTCGGGGCTCGGCTCGGGCTGTATCGCCATCGTCCTCGGGGCGACGGTGGTGAACCGCTGGTTCGCGACCAACCGGGGCCTGATGATGGGGCTGCTCACCGCCAGCGCGGCCACCGGCACCCTGCTGTTCCTGCCCGCGCTGGCCGCACTGGCCGATGCCTTCGGCTGGCCCTCGGTGGTGCTGACGGTGGCGGCGGCTTCCGCCCTCATGATCCCGCTGGTCTGGTGGCTGCTGCCGGAAAGCCCGGCGGCGATCGGCCAATTGCCCTATGGCGCGGCCGAGGCGCCGGCGGCGGCCCCGCCCCGGGCCGGCAACATGATCGTCGCCACTTTCGCCACCCTTGGCCGGGGCATGCGGACCAAGGCGTTCTGGTATCTGTTCGCCACGTTCTTCATCTGCGGCTTCACCACCAACGGGCTGGTCGGCACCCATCTGATCGCGCTCTGCGGCGACCAGGGCATCCCGGAGGTGCAGGCGGCCGGGCTGCTGGCCGCCATGGGCCTGTTCGACCTGATCGGCACCACCCTGTCGGGCTGGCTGACCGACCGTTTCGATCCGCGCAAGCTGCTCTTCGTCTATTACGGCATCCGCGGCCTGTCGCTGATCTTCCTGATCCATTCGGATTTCGACCTGTTCAGCCTCGCCCTGTTCTCGATCTTCTTCGGGCTGGACTGGATCGCCACCGTGCCGCCCACGGCGCGGCTCGCGAACGAGCATTTCGGCGACCGCGACGCGCCGGTGCTGTTCGGCTGGATCGCCGCCGGCCACCAGATGGGCGCGGCCAGCGCGGCCTTCTTCGCCGGCTATATGCGCACCGTCCAGGGCAATTACCTGGATGCCTTCGTCATCGCCGGGGCGACCGGGCTGGTTGCCGCCCTGCTCTCGGTCATGATGGCGCGGCGCCCGGCCCAGCGGCCGGCCTGA
- a CDS encoding aldo/keto reductase yields MEQRLLGRDGPTVSALGLGCMGMSDFYGPNDRGESIATLHAALDAGITLLDTGDFYGSGHNEMLIGEALRGLPRERYQLSVKFGALRDPAGGFAGYDGRPASVRNFLAMSLKRLGTDHVDIYRLSRLDPQVPVEDTIGAIADMVKAGWVRHVGLSEVGAETIRRAAAVHPIADLQIEYSLIARGIEAAILPACRALGIGVTAYGVLARGLISGHWQAGAPRAGDFRGFSPRFAGDNLDHNLALVEKLREIAAARGVTVAQVAIAWVLAQGPDIVPLVGARRRDRLDESLTALALGLDAADLAAIEAAVPKGAARGDRYPALHMAQLDSER; encoded by the coding sequence ATGGAACAGCGCCTTCTCGGCCGTGACGGCCCCACGGTTTCCGCCCTCGGCCTCGGCTGCATGGGCATGTCGGATTTCTACGGCCCCAACGACCGGGGCGAGAGCATCGCCACCCTGCATGCCGCCCTCGATGCCGGTATCACCCTGCTCGACACCGGGGATTTCTACGGCTCCGGCCATAATGAGATGCTGATCGGCGAGGCGCTGCGCGGCCTCCCGCGCGAGCGCTATCAATTGTCGGTGAAATTCGGCGCCCTGCGCGATCCCGCCGGCGGTTTCGCCGGCTACGATGGCCGGCCGGCCTCGGTCCGCAACTTCCTGGCCATGAGCCTGAAGCGGCTGGGCACCGATCATGTCGACATCTACCGCCTGTCGCGCCTCGACCCCCAGGTGCCGGTCGAGGATACGATCGGCGCCATCGCCGACATGGTGAAAGCCGGCTGGGTGCGCCATGTCGGCCTGTCGGAAGTCGGCGCCGAGACCATCCGCCGCGCCGCCGCCGTGCACCCGATCGCCGACCTGCAGATCGAATATTCCCTGATCGCCCGGGGGATCGAGGCCGCGATCCTGCCGGCCTGCCGGGCCCTGGGCATCGGCGTCACCGCCTATGGCGTGCTGGCGCGCGGGCTGATCAGCGGGCACTGGCAGGCGGGTGCGCCCCGGGCCGGCGATTTCCGCGGCTTCAGCCCGCGCTTTGCCGGCGACAACCTGGACCACAACCTGGCCCTGGTCGAGAAACTGCGCGAGATCGCAGCCGCCCGGGGCGTCACCGTCGCCCAGGTCGCCATCGCCTGGGTGCTGGCGCAGGGTCCCGACATCGTTCCCCTGGTCGGCGCCCGCCGCCGCGACCGCCTGGACGAGAGCCTGACGGCCCTCGCGCTCGGACTCGATGCCGCGGATCTCGCCGCGATCGAAGCGGCGGTGCCCAAGGGGGCGGCCAGGGGCGACCGCTATCCGGCGCTGCACATGGCCCAACTCGACAGCGAGCGATAG